The following proteins are encoded in a genomic region of Pelodictyon phaeoclathratiforme BU-1:
- the rsgA gene encoding ribosome small subunit-dependent GTPase A, which yields MERKRVAGEVMKGMVVEVTGSTYMVITDGGKVFRCRTFPGTKTENDFSSLVAVGDRVVLKETETGTEFFEAVITLVERRRSALTRKRDLRRNRSKEKVQVIAANIDQLVVVVSAFDPPLSTRLIDRYLVFAESEQLKTVIVVNKMDLEESQETRELMEPYRILDYRILYTSAEEQSGMKALRKVLAGKLSALSGHSGVGKSTLINQIFGEELLRTGETNEKTGKGLHTTSSAIMLALPRGGYIIDTPGIREFNLSGITRENLRFYFKEFLPHMPECAYSSCTHTVEPECGIQKAVKSGHIDPERYESYLAIYESIDRDS from the coding sequence ATGGAGCGTAAAAGAGTGGCTGGTGAGGTGATGAAAGGGATGGTTGTTGAAGTTACCGGTTCAACCTATATGGTTATTACCGATGGGGGCAAGGTATTCAGGTGCCGGACGTTCCCCGGAACGAAGACGGAGAATGATTTTTCTTCTCTCGTTGCCGTTGGTGACCGGGTGGTGCTGAAGGAGACGGAAACGGGTACGGAATTCTTTGAAGCGGTTATTACCCTCGTGGAGCGTCGGCGGAGTGCCCTGACACGAAAAAGGGATCTCCGCCGGAACCGCAGCAAGGAGAAGGTACAGGTCATTGCCGCCAATATTGATCAACTCGTTGTTGTTGTCTCTGCCTTTGATCCTCCTCTCAGTACCCGTCTTATCGACCGTTACCTTGTCTTTGCTGAATCCGAACAGTTGAAGACGGTTATTGTGGTCAACAAGATGGATCTTGAAGAGTCGCAGGAGACCAGGGAGCTGATGGAGCCCTATCGCATCCTTGATTACCGGATTCTCTACACGAGCGCCGAAGAGCAAAGCGGGATGAAAGCGCTCCGCAAGGTTCTTGCCGGCAAGCTCTCTGCTTTAAGTGGTCACTCGGGGGTCGGCAAGTCAACCCTGATCAATCAAATTTTTGGAGAGGAGCTGCTTCGAACCGGTGAAACGAATGAGAAGACCGGAAAAGGTCTTCATACCACAAGCAGTGCGATCATGCTTGCCCTTCCCCGTGGCGGCTACATCATCGATACGCCGGGGATAAGGGAGTTCAATCTCTCAGGGATTACGCGCGAAAATCTGCGATTCTATTTCAAGGAGTTTCTTCCTCATATGCCGGAGTGCGCCTACTCTTCCTGTACCCATACGGTAGAGCCGGAGTGCGGAATTCAGAAGGCTGTCAAGTCGGGCCATATTGATCCTGAGCGTTATGAGAGTTATCTTGCCATTTACGAGAGTATTGACCGCGACAGTTGA
- the recG gene encoding ATP-dependent DNA helicase RecG yields MTGATSIAYLKGVGTKKGAILREAGMVTLDDLFDYFPRRYLDRSAMKSISSLADGETVTVVGTVIKTQLDGDSPGRARFKAWLGDQTGVLELTWFRGVRYFSRSVVQGDSLAVHGKVSYFGHHAQMQHPDYDRLTPDLIESRNGECSDFELYNTGKIIPLYPTNEAMKQAGLGSKSLRTLIARAFELCTPGKEENLTSSMLADNNLLPLAEAYREMHFPSSHEQLARARYRMKWTELFYAQLLFALRHSEIRRNRAAVKFTHSGEVTQKLYATLPFALTEAQKTAVREIYRDLRSGSPMNRLLQGDVGSGKTIVAMFAMALAVDNGLQAAFMAPTEILAVQHYLVMKRLFNPLGLQVGLVTGRQRKKERQEVLAALGSGELHIAVGTHAMIEPGVSYATLGLVIIDEQHRFGVLQRKAFQEKAIHPHVLLMTATPIPRTLTMGVFGDLDVSVIRQMPVGRIPVRTIVRSEEEKGKVYDFLRAEIAKGRQGYIVYPLVEESEKMDLKAAVESYQELSSTLFADLRSGLIHGQLSPDEKESVMEQFRRGEIDLLVGTTVIEVGVDVPNATVMVIEHAERFGLAQLHQLRGRVGRGEHRSTCFLLYAKMSADARERLSAMESTTDGFLISEIDAKIRGAGNILGKEQSGTLSGLRVADLNKDFDIMQSARAAAFRIVEEDGQLRSAEHVMIRECYVRQYHDRFTLADIG; encoded by the coding sequence ATGACTGGCGCCACGTCAATTGCCTACCTGAAAGGAGTTGGCACAAAAAAGGGAGCAATTCTCAGGGAGGCCGGTATGGTGACCCTTGATGACCTGTTCGATTATTTTCCTCGTCGTTATCTCGACCGGAGCGCCATGAAGAGCATCAGTAGCCTTGCGGATGGTGAGACGGTGACGGTTGTTGGTACGGTGATCAAAACGCAGCTTGACGGAGACTCTCCCGGTCGGGCGCGTTTCAAGGCATGGCTTGGTGACCAGACGGGTGTGCTTGAACTGACCTGGTTCAGGGGTGTTCGCTATTTTTCCCGCAGCGTTGTTCAGGGAGATTCGCTTGCTGTTCATGGAAAGGTGAGCTATTTCGGCCATCATGCGCAGATGCAGCATCCCGATTATGATCGTCTCACTCCTGACCTTATTGAGTCTCGCAATGGGGAGTGCAGCGATTTTGAACTCTACAATACCGGTAAAATTATTCCGCTCTACCCGACAAACGAGGCGATGAAGCAGGCGGGTCTTGGTTCAAAGTCGTTGCGTACCCTTATTGCCCGTGCTTTTGAGCTGTGTACTCCGGGTAAAGAGGAAAATCTCACCTCCTCCATGCTTGCCGATAACAATCTGTTGCCGCTTGCGGAGGCTTATCGTGAAATGCACTTTCCCTCCTCGCATGAACAGCTCGCAAGGGCCCGTTACCGGATGAAGTGGACGGAACTGTTTTATGCCCAGCTTCTCTTTGCCCTGCGCCACAGTGAAATCAGGCGGAACCGGGCTGCGGTCAAGTTCACCCATTCCGGTGAGGTCACCCAAAAGCTCTATGCAACTCTGCCCTTTGCATTGACCGAGGCGCAGAAAACGGCGGTTCGCGAGATCTATCGGGATCTCAGAAGCGGGAGTCCGATGAATCGCCTGTTGCAGGGTGACGTTGGTTCGGGAAAAACCATTGTGGCCATGTTTGCCATGGCTCTTGCTGTCGATAACGGATTGCAGGCAGCTTTTATGGCGCCTACTGAAATTCTGGCGGTGCAGCACTATCTGGTCATGAAGCGCTTGTTCAATCCACTCGGCCTGCAGGTTGGTCTCGTGACCGGCAGGCAGAGGAAAAAAGAGCGTCAGGAGGTACTGGCGGCGCTCGGTTCGGGCGAGTTGCATATCGCGGTGGGCACTCATGCCATGATTGAGCCGGGGGTGAGCTACGCCACTCTTGGTCTTGTTATTATTGATGAACAGCACCGCTTCGGGGTATTACAGCGCAAAGCTTTTCAGGAGAAGGCGATACACCCGCATGTGCTGCTGATGACGGCGACACCGATACCGAGAACCCTTACCATGGGTGTTTTTGGTGATCTTGATGTTTCGGTTATCCGCCAGATGCCTGTCGGGCGGATACCGGTCAGGACTATTGTGCGCTCTGAAGAGGAGAAGGGGAAGGTTTATGATTTTCTCCGGGCTGAGATTGCGAAGGGACGGCAGGGTTATATTGTCTACCCTCTTGTTGAGGAGTCGGAAAAAATGGATCTGAAAGCTGCGGTTGAAAGTTATCAGGAGCTCTCTTCCACTCTTTTTGCGGATCTTCGTTCTGGGTTGATTCATGGTCAACTGAGCCCGGATGAAAAGGAGAGCGTGATGGAGCAGTTCCGGCGCGGAGAGATTGATCTGCTGGTGGGAACGACGGTGATTGAGGTTGGTGTAGATGTGCCGAATGCCACGGTCATGGTGATTGAACATGCCGAACGTTTCGGCCTTGCCCAATTGCATCAGCTCAGGGGAAGGGTTGGCCGGGGCGAGCATCGTTCAACCTGTTTTCTGCTCTATGCCAAAATGAGTGCGGATGCCCGCGAAAGGCTTTCGGCCATGGAGTCCACAACGGACGGCTTTCTTATTTCTGAAATTGATGCAAAAATAAGGGGGGCTGGAAATATTCTCGGAAAAGAACAGTCCGGAACACTGAGTGGATTAAGAGTTGCTGATCTCAACAAGGATTTTGATATCATGCAGTCGGCCCGTGCGGCGGCATTCAGGATTGTTGAAGAGGATGGCCAGTTGCGGAGTGCGGAGCATGTCATGATACGAGAGTGTTATGTCCGTCAATACCATGACCGGTTTACTCTGGCTGATATCGGGTAA
- the rpmE gene encoding 50S ribosomal protein L31, with amino-acid sequence MKQDIHPKYKEVTVNCANCGNSFVTRSTRPTIKVDICNNCHPFYTGKQTLVDTAGRVERFNKRFAKSTAAQASAQ; translated from the coding sequence ATGAAACAAGATATTCATCCAAAGTATAAGGAAGTCACCGTCAACTGCGCCAACTGCGGCAACTCCTTCGTCACCCGCTCAACCCGTCCAACCATCAAGGTTGACATCTGCAACAACTGCCACCCCTTCTATACCGGAAAGCAGACCCTTGTCGATACCGCCGGACGCGTCGAACGCTTCAACAAGCGCTTTGCAAAATCAACAGCCGCACAGGCCAGCGCTCAATAA
- the frr gene encoding ribosome recycling factor gives MSVREVYQKIEPRMKKTIEAFQHEIASIRTGKATTALLDRVKVEAYGQQMPLKQVGNISVLDVHTLIVQIWDKSMVSATERAIRDANLGLNPAADGQNIRVSIPPLTEERRKEFVKLTKKFGEDSKVSLRNLRRDMIQEIEKLEKSKAISEDDKNKGKKDADEMLHKFEKQLTELIVHKEKEIMEV, from the coding sequence ATGAGTGTCAGGGAGGTCTATCAGAAAATTGAGCCCAGGATGAAAAAAACCATCGAGGCATTTCAGCATGAAATCGCTTCGATCAGAACAGGAAAGGCAACAACCGCACTGCTCGACCGTGTCAAGGTGGAAGCCTATGGCCAGCAAATGCCGCTGAAACAGGTCGGCAACATCAGTGTTCTGGATGTTCACACGCTTATTGTTCAGATCTGGGACAAATCCATGGTATCGGCTACCGAAAGAGCTATCCGCGACGCCAACCTCGGACTCAACCCTGCCGCCGACGGCCAGAATATCAGAGTCAGCATTCCTCCGCTCACCGAAGAGCGCCGGAAAGAGTTTGTCAAACTCACCAAAAAATTTGGAGAGGACTCAAAAGTATCCCTTCGCAACCTTCGCCGCGACATGATTCAGGAGATTGAAAAACTTGAAAAATCGAAAGCAATCAGCGAAGACGACAAGAACAAGGGCAAAAAGGATGCAGACGAAATGCTCCACAAATTTGAAAAACAGCTTACCGAACTGATCGTCCATAAAGAGAAAGAGATCATGGAGGTGTAG
- the tnpA gene encoding IS200/IS605 family transposase has protein sequence MSEYIHKSHNVTVLMYHIVLPAKYRRVIFDDEVDEVLKDVCLEIENRYQIKFLEIGTDKDHVHFFLQSVPTYIVTKVVTMIKSISAREVFRRCPKVKKLLWGGEMWTDGYYAGTVGKHGNEDMIGKYVKGQGGTYQKRYSDYQLSMF, from the coding sequence TTGAGCGAATATATTCACAAGAGCCATAATGTCACCGTTCTGATGTATCACATAGTGCTGCCAGCAAAGTATAGACGCGTGATTTTTGATGATGAGGTGGATGAAGTCCTGAAAGATGTGTGTTTAGAGATAGAGAATCGTTATCAGATCAAGTTCTTGGAAATTGGTACAGATAAAGATCATGTGCATTTTTTTTTGCAATCAGTGCCAACGTACATCGTCACGAAAGTCGTGACGATGATAAAGAGTATTTCTGCTCGAGAAGTGTTCAGGCGCTGTCCCAAAGTAAAAAAACTGTTGTGGGGTGGCGAGATGTGGACGGATGGGTATTATGCTGGAACGGTAGGAAAGCATGGAAATGAAGACATGATAGGCAAGTATGTCAAAGGGCAGGGCGGTACGTATCAGAAGCGCTACAGTGATTATCAGTTGTCAATGTTTTAG
- a CDS encoding ATP-binding protein, with protein MNKSFIITTNKSPKEWAEMLGDEVLATALLDRLLYKYEVIKLTGKSYWLEHRTTIFEQQQSLEGDPIVKKSNYHLKKRVGNLCKMT; from the coding sequence ATGAACAAATCATTCATCATTACGACCAATAAAAGCCCGAAAGAGTGGGCAGAGATGCTTGGTGACGAGGTTCTTGCGACGGCGTTGCTTGATCGGCTGCTCTACAAATACGAAGTCATCAAACTGACCGGAAAGAGCTACTGGCTGGAACACCGGACAACCATCTTCGAACAACAACAATCGCTGGAAGGAGATCCAATCGTAAAAAAAAGCAACTATCACTTAAAAAAAAGAGTAGGAAATCTTTGTAAAATGACGTAA
- a CDS encoding BrnT family toxin encodes MKFDGFDWDSGNRAKCQKHGVSIAEIESLFLGTPLVAPDVLHSSNEQRFRAVGRTIKKRYLFIVFTLRNKGETLLIRPISARYMHTKEIKAHEKEIP; translated from the coding sequence ATGAAGTTTGATGGATTCGACTGGGATAGCGGTAATCGCGCTAAATGTCAAAAGCACGGAGTCTCGATTGCTGAAATCGAAAGCCTGTTTTTAGGAACGCCATTAGTGGCACCGGACGTTCTTCATTCGAGCAACGAACAGAGATTCCGTGCTGTAGGGCGGACAATCAAAAAGCGTTATTTGTTTATCGTTTTCACATTGAGGAACAAAGGCGAAACGCTCCTCATCAGGCCGATTAGTGCGCGGTATATGCACACAAAGGAGATAAAAGCTCATGAAAAAGAAATTCCCTGA
- a CDS encoding BrnA antitoxin family protein — translation MKKKFPDFKTDDEAEAFVESADLSEYDFSGMVPMRFELKRKDTSISLRLPEELLNEVRMNAKRLGIPYQRFMRLAIERAVKPSKHPQHTDGTTKDQQF, via the coding sequence ATGAAAAAGAAATTCCCTGATTTTAAGACTGACGACGAAGCCGAAGCCTTCGTAGAGAGTGCCGACTTGAGCGAGTATGATTTTTCAGGAATGGTGCCAATGCGTTTTGAATTGAAACGCAAGGATACGTCAATAAGTCTCCGTCTACCTGAAGAGTTGCTCAACGAGGTGCGCATGAATGCAAAGCGCCTTGGCATTCCGTATCAACGCTTCATGCGGTTGGCAATTGAACGAGCAGTGAAGCCGAGTAAACACCCGCAGCACACAGACGGTACTACAAAGGATCAACAGTTTTAG
- the bchY gene encoding chlorophyllide a reductase subunit Y, translating into MEKKGCNTLHPQSMCPAFGGLRVLTRIDGVQVCLVADQGCLYGLTFVSHFYAARKSIISPELMNVQISGGTMIDDVRRTIEEIARDPAVRFIPVVSTCVAETAGIAEELLPRKAGNAEVLLVRLPAFQIRTHPEAKDVAVATLLKRFARFEGPKKVKSLVVLGEIFPVDAMTIGAVLQKIGVESVITLPGTALEDYIEAGQAEACAVLHPFYERTVSLLEGKGMKIVKGNPIGANATAQWIRRIGEALDLDPVTVQAVAEEEAEKTRAVLSQFSQLKGKVIVAGYEGNELPLVRLLLEAGLEVPYASTSIARMALGEEEHKVLTMLGTEIRYRKYLEEDMQAVIDYEPDLVIGTTSLDSFAKERGIPAIYYTNNISARPLFFAAGAATVLGMIGGLLGKKEVFRKMKDYFA; encoded by the coding sequence ATGGAGAAAAAGGGTTGTAACACGTTGCATCCCCAGTCGATGTGTCCGGCATTCGGCGGACTGAGGGTACTGACAAGAATTGACGGTGTTCAGGTTTGCCTGGTTGCCGATCAGGGGTGCCTCTATGGGCTCACCTTTGTTTCGCATTTTTATGCCGCACGCAAATCGATCATTTCGCCTGAATTGATGAATGTGCAGATTTCAGGCGGAACCATGATTGATGATGTGCGTCGCACCATCGAGGAAATTGCCCGTGACCCGGCGGTGCGCTTTATTCCTGTGGTCAGTACCTGTGTGGCTGAAACTGCCGGAATTGCCGAGGAGCTGCTTCCCCGGAAGGCTGGCAATGCAGAGGTTCTGCTGGTGCGTTTGCCTGCCTTCCAGATCAGGACACATCCGGAGGCAAAGGATGTTGCCGTGGCGACGTTGCTGAAGCGATTTGCCCGCTTTGAAGGCCCGAAAAAGGTCAAATCACTCGTTGTGCTCGGCGAGATTTTCCCGGTTGATGCCATGACCATAGGCGCTGTTCTCCAGAAAATAGGTGTCGAGTCGGTCATAACGCTGCCCGGCACGGCGCTTGAAGACTATATCGAGGCCGGTCAGGCTGAGGCTTGTGCGGTGCTCCATCCCTTTTATGAGAGAACCGTATCGCTGCTTGAAGGGAAGGGGATGAAGATTGTCAAAGGAAACCCGATCGGGGCGAATGCAACGGCGCAATGGATTCGCCGAATCGGAGAGGCTCTTGATCTTGATCCCGTGACGGTTCAGGCTGTCGCCGAAGAGGAGGCAGAGAAAACCCGAGCGGTGCTTTCGCAGTTCAGCCAGTTGAAGGGGAAGGTGATTGTTGCCGGTTATGAAGGCAATGAGCTTCCGCTGGTTCGTCTTCTGCTTGAGGCTGGTCTTGAGGTGCCCTATGCCTCAACCTCCATTGCACGGATGGCGCTTGGTGAGGAGGAGCACAAGGTGCTTACCATGCTTGGTACTGAAATCCGATACCGAAAATATCTTGAAGAGGATATGCAGGCGGTTATTGATTATGAACCCGATCTGGTGATCGGCACCACCTCTCTCGACAGTTTTGCCAAGGAGCGGGGAATACCGGCAATCTATTACACCAACAACATCTCCGCCCGCCCACTCTTCTTCGCTGCCGGAGCCGCAACCGTGCTCGGCATGATCGGTGGCCTGCTCGGCAAAAAAGAGGTGTTCCGGAAGATGAAGGACTATTTTGCATGA